The Ornithinimicrobium faecis region TCCGTCGACATGGTCCGCGGACCGCTGCAACAGCGCTTCGGCCTGGCCACGATCTCGGTCACGACAGCCTCGGCCAAGGGTGAGGTGAAGATCCAAGCACTTGATGCGGACGTGGCAGAGGCGATGGTCGACCGCTTCACGTTGCTCACCGAGGCGGACCAGCAGGACGCGACATGACGGCGGTGAGCGGTCACGACGACTGGCAGCGGCTGGACTCACGGACCATCTGGGCCAGCACGATCCTCGGGGCCGGGTCCCTCATCGGTGCTGCGGCGCCAGTGGCCCTCGCCCTGACGATCGCCCAGGTGGGCACCGGCTGGATCCTGCTCTGGTGCCTGGGCGGCACGGTCGTCGGTTCCGTGGCGGTCGGGGTCTTCGAGGCGGTCCGGCTGGCGGTGACCCGCTATCGCGTCGGTGAGCACCGTGTCGAGCGACGCGTCAACTTCATCGGCAGCACGACCACCGCACTGTCGACACAGCGCATCCGCAACGTCGAGGTCGCGGCCGACCTCGTGCAGCGGCGCTTCGGCATCGCTGAGGTCCGGCTGGCCAGCGGCGACTCGGACGGTCCGCGGTTCAGTCTCGTCACCCTCGACCGCGAGCACGCCGAGGAGTTGCGCTCGCAGTTGCTGGGGGAGCGGGCCACGGCCGACACCACGACCCTTGCCGCGCACGACTGGTCGCTGCTGCGCTATGCCCCGGTGAGCGTCCTGACACCGGTCTTCGGGCTGCTGGCCTTTGCCGTCGCGTTCCAGGTCGCCGACTGGTTTGCCGTGGTGCCCGAGATGCTCGACTGGGTCACCGACGTCGTCGGAGACACCTCGTGGTGGCTGGTGGCGCTCGCCCTGGCCGTGGCCGCGCTGGTCATCGGGGTCATCAGCAGTCTCGTGACACACGTCGAGGCGTGGTGGGGCTATCGCCTGGAGCACCAACAGGACGGATCGCTCGACCTGCACCGCGGGTTGCTGATCGGCCGGGCCACCCACTTCGACGGGCGCCGGATTCGTGGCGTCCGGGTGCACGAACCGCCCGGCCTGCGCCGGGTCGGCGCCGCGCGCCTCGACATCATCGCGGTCGGCGTTCGGGCCGGGGCCGAGGAGTCGGGGCGGACCCGGCAGAGCCCCACGCTCGTCCCGAACGCCCCACGGGAGCTGATCACCTCGGTCGGGCAGACCGTGGTCGGCAGCGACTGGTCGGACGACCTGCAGTCGCACCCACCCGCGGCCCGAAGCCGCCGGTTCCTGCGGGCAGGGCTGGCCACCGTGGGCTGCATGCTCGTGTCCCTCGTCCCGGCGGTGGTGTGGCCCTCGCTGTCGTGGATCCTGCCGGCGACCCTCGTCGTGGCGGCAGTCGTGAGCGCCTGGGTCGCCCACGACAACACCCGCGGGTTGGGTCACCGCACCACCGACGACCACGTCGTCCTGCGCAGAGGCTCACTGCTGCGCCGCACGGATGTCCTGCAGCGCGACGGACTGCTCGGCTGGAACCTGCGGCAGAGCCCGTTCCAGCGGCCCGCCCGGATCGTGACCTTGGTGGCCACGTCGGCAGGAGGCACCGGTGCCTTCCGGCTCCCGGATGCCTCGGAGGCGCAGGCCGAGCGGTTGATGGACACCGCCAGCCCGGTCTGGGATCACCTCAGGGTCGGCGGCTGACCCGGGACCACTGCGACCTCGCCGGTCACCTGACCACCGGCGCACAGCGGCGTCGGCAGGTCCTGCGCAACGGCTGTAGGGGCACGGGCCGTCGAATTTCACCGGTTGTCGCGTCACCAGTCGCCTCAGGCCGCCTAGTCTCGTGCGCACCGCCGAACCTGGAGGACCGATGACTGCTGACTATTGGATCGTAGGAGCTCGTGTTGTTGACGGCACCGGCCAAGACCCTGCCGAGGGGGTGGCCATCCACGTCGTCGACGGCCGGATCGCCGACCTCGGGCAGGCACCGCCAGACGCCGAGACGCTGGACGCTGGCGGCCTCACCATCACGCCGGGTCTGATCGATGCCCACGTGCACTTCGGGCTGTCCAGCGAGATCACTCCGAGCCTGCGGCGTGAGCTCTCCGTCGCGGAGCTCGCGGCCGACATGTTTGCCAACTGCAGCAGCACCCTGGACGCCGGCTTCACCACGGTGCGGGACACCGGAGGCATCGACGCGGGACTGGCGCGTGCCGTGGCCTCGGGCAAGGTGCGCGGCCCCCGCATCCTGCAGTGCGGGCCGGTGCAGTGCCAGACCGGTGGGCACGGGCACCTCGCGGCGGAGTGGGAGCCGACCTCTGACTGGGGCGACCACGCCATCCCGGGCCTGCGGGCCATGTCCTTGCTGTCGGACGGCCCAGCCGAGATGCGCAAGAACATCCGCGAGACCTTCCGACTGGGTGCCGACTTCATCAAGATGTGCGTCACCGGTGGCGTCGTCTCCACCCACGACAAACTCTCCGACACCCAGTTCACCGTCGAGGAGATCGCCGTGGCGGTCGAGGAGGCGAGCGCGCGAGGCACCTATGTGACGGTGCACGCCCACAACAACGCCGGCATCCGCAACGCCGTCCTGGCCGGTGTGAAGTGCGTCGAGCACGGCTCGGAGATCGATGAGGAGACTGCGGCGCTGATGGCCCAGCACGGGGTCGCGCACGTGCCCACCCTGGCCGTGGTCCACGCACTGCTCGAGGACGCGGCCGCAGCGGGTCTGCCCCCGGAGATCCGGGACCGCATCGGACCGGCCCTGGATGGGCAGGTCGCGGGGCTGCGGGCATCGCGTGCTGCCGGCGTGCGGGTCGGCTCGGGCTCGGACCTCATCGGTCCGGCGCAGGGGCTGCGCGGGAAGGAGCTCACCCTGCGCAGCGAGGTCGAGACCCCGATGCTCGCGCTGGAGTCGGCCACCCGGGTCAACGCCGACATCCTTGGCGTGGGCGAGGAGACCGGCACCATCGAGGTCGGCAAGCTGGCCGACCTGACGGCCTGGGCCACGGACCCGCTCGCCGACCCCACGGCCTTCGGCGACCCCGACCAGGTGATTCTGGTGGTGCAGGCCGGCGCACTGGTCAAGGACGTGCGGCCGTGACCGCGCTGACCTACCGCCCACCGACCGGCAGCTTCCCCGTCGGTGTGCGTGACGGCGAACTGGTCGACACCACCTATCCCGTCCTGCGCACTGAGGATGCGGAGGGGCGACGCATCATGGTCCGCGCCTGGCATCCCGCGGCCGAGGACGGGGGAGCGCGCCGGCCCTATCTGGTCGGGGAGGAGGCTCAACTCGTCCAGTGGTGCCTCGGCCTCGCCGGGGCACCCTCGGACTGGGCCGGACAGCTCGGTGCGGTGGAGACGTTCTCCCAGCCGGACACTCCAGTCGCCCCCGGCACCTTCCCCACCGTGGTCTTTTCACACGGCGCGACGAGCTGGGTCTCGCAGAACACCCCGCTGATGGAGCACCTGGCCAGCCATGGGTATGTCGTGTGGTCCGTCACCCATCCCGGCGAGTCCAGCGGGGTCCAGTTTGCGGACGGCAGCACCGTCCGTCACGACGAAGCCTTCCAGGAGGCATTCCTGGGGATCGTCGGGACCCCGGACTACATCGGCAAGTTCACCGGTGACGTGGCGCACCGTCACGCCGCGACCCCCGGCCTGCTCGATGACCTCGGCATGGGGCCGTGGGCCCGTCGGTGGGTGGACGACCACCGTGCGGTGATCGACGCGATCGAGCAGGACTCGATCGACGGCGAGGCCGGCGCCCTGGTCACCAGCAGCGATCTCGGCGCGCTCGGCGTCGTCGGGATGTCGTTCGGCGGTGCGGCCGCAGCCTCGACCGCCCAGGTGGACGAGCGGGTGCGCGCCGCCGTCAACCTCGACGGAGGCCAGTTCCTGTCCGACCTGCTCGGGGTGGACGCGCGCGTGCCACTGCTGCACGTCTCGACCGATGCCGCAGCTGCGTTGGCCGCGGTGGGAGTGCCAGGAGCCACACTGCTGGAAACCAACGAATTCTTCTACGAGGAGCACACCCGCGCCGGGCTGCACGAGCACGTCCACCGGCTGCGCGTGGCAGCCGCCACGCACATGGAGCTGACGGACTTTGTGCTGCTCCCGCAGGACGAGCGCTCGACGGTCATTCCCGACGGCGGCACGGTGGAGTCCCAACGGGTCATCGACCTGCTCAACGCGACCGTCGGCGCCTTCCTCGACCAGGCGCTCCGCGGGGAGGACCGCGACTTCCCTGCCAGCGTGCTCCACGAGTTCCCCGAGCTCTCACCGGTCGACCTCAGTCCCATCCGGGACTGGGCGCGGGGCGAGCAGGGGGTGGGCGGCGCATGAGCAGCCAGCCCGAGATTCCCGCCGTCGACGAGCTCGGCGACCACTACCTCGACACCTTCACCGCGGCATACCCATTCACCGCGACCGTCTTCGGTCTTCCCGGCCACGACGCCGAGGTGCAGGACGTCTCTGAGCAGGGACGCGCCGACCTCGCCCGGACGATGGCACAGCTGCGGGACCAGGTCAGTGCCCTGGCCCCCGACGAGCTGACCCCGACGGAGCGGGCCTCGCGCTCACTGTTGCTGCACACCACCTCGACGGTGGTGGACTCCGTCGAGTCCCGCGAGAGCGACTGGCAGATCGGTGGACTGGTCGGGCCGGTGTATGCCGTGCTCGCAATGGTCCCCAAGGTCACCCTGGACTCCGCCCAGCGGGGTCAGGACTACGAGGCGCGCCTCGCCCGGCTCGACGGCTATCTCGATCAGTCGATCGACGCGCTGCGCCGGGGAGTGCGCGACGGCCTGGTCGCCAATCGACGTCTCGTCGAGTCGACGGTGTCCACCCTGGACGCCTATCTCGGTGCCGGCGTTGCCGCCGATCCGCTTCTGCAACCGCTCGGCCAGCTTGCCGACGAGGCAGGCCGGGCGCGGATCGAGGAGAGCGTGACGGGATCGGTCCGTCCGGCGATGGCGCGGCTCCGGCGGGCACTGGCCGAGGAGGTCCTGCCGGCGGCGCGCCCCGACGACCGAGGCGGCATGACCTACCTCCCGGGAGGAGACGAGGCCTACACCAAACTGGTGCGGCAGCACACGACCACCGACCGGACTGTCGAGGAGCTGCACGCCACCGGGCTGACGATCGCTGAGAAGCTCCGTGGCGAGTTCAGCGAGCTGGGCTCACGGGTGCTCGGCACCGGCGACGTCGCGGAGGTCACCCACCGACTGCGCGAAGACCCTGGCCTGCGCTTCTCCTCGGGCGAGGAGATGCTGCACCTGGCCTCCGAGGCGATGCGTCGTGCCGAGGAGGCCGTGCCGGACTGGTTCAACCGCTGGCACCAGGCGGCCTGTGAGATCGGGCCGCTGAACGCGGCCGAGGCCGAGACCTCCGCGCTCGGGTATTACCAACCTCCAGCCGGCGACGGCACCCGACCGGGGCGGTGCTGGTTGAACACCTCCCACCCCGAGGCCAGGCCGCGCTACGAGATGGAGACGCTCACCTTCCACGAGACGGTCCCCGGCCACCACCTGCAGTTCGCGCTCTCCCAGGAGCTGACCGAGCTCCCTGCCTATCGGCGGTTCGCCTATGTCACCGCCTTCGGCGAGGGGTGGGGTCTCTACACCGAGCGGCTCGGCGATGAGATGGGCATCTACTCCGACGATCTCGCGCGCTTCGGCATGGTCTCCTTCGACGCCTGGCGCGCCGCCCGGCTCGTCGTGGACACCGGCATCCATGCCCTGGGCTGGTCCCGCCAGCAGGCGATCGACTACATGTGGGACAACACGGCCCTGACCCGCGGCAACATCATCAACGAGGTGGACCGCTACACGAGCATGCCGGGGCAGGCCCTGGCCTACATGACTGGCCGGCTGGAGATCGTCCGGCTCCGCAAGGCCGCCGAGGCCGAGCTCGGAGCACGGTTCGACATCAAGGCATTCCACGACACCGTGCTCGGTGGTGGGTCCGTCCCGCTCTCCGAGCTGGCCGACGTGGTCACCCGCTGGAGCGCAACCCACGCCGATGAACCGGAGACCAAGGAGACACCATGACCAGTGCACCCACCGATGTTGACCTCACGACGCGCGCCTGGGGTGAGGGCGAGCGCGAGGCGTGCGCTGCCGCTCAGGTCGCGGACCGCACGCAGGCAGCGTCAGCTCGCGGACATCAGGGAGCCGTCACCGTGGCCCACGGCCCGCTCGCTGCCCGTGCTGGCCTGGAGGCCCTCAAGCAGGGTGGCAACGCCATCGACGCCGCGATGACCACGGCGCTGGCGCAGGTCGCGCTCACCGCCGGCGCCCCCATCAGCTATTTCGGGATCCTGTCGCTGGTCTATTACGACGCCGGCTCCGGGGACATTCACACGATGAACGCGGAGTGGAACACCGTCCGGGGCGAGGACGACCCGCTCACCATCCCTGGCAAGGTTGACTACAGCAGCGCGGAGGCGCTGCGCGGGCTGGGCGAGCCGAGTGGCCGGACGGCTCTGGTGGGCGGCTTCATGAAAGGTGTCGAGGCGGCGCACGCCAGGTTCGGCCGGCTGCCCTTCTCCGCGCTGTTCCAGCCGGCCATCGAGTTCGCCGAGGACGGGGTCCCGGTCAGCTCGTCGGCAGACATGGCCTTCACCATGCGCAGCGAGGATCTTGCTCGTCTGCCCGAGACCCGCGAGACGATGCTCAAGCCCGACGGGTCGCGCTACCAGACCGGTGAGATCCTGCACCAGCCCCGACTGGCCGACACCCTGCGCAAGGTCGCCGCAGAGGGGGCGGACTACATGTATGCCGGACCGTGGGCCGAGAAGCTCGTAGCTGCGGTGCAGGCAGACGGCGGTCACATGACCCTGGAGGATCTCTCCACCTATGACGTCATCTGGGGCGAACCGTTGGTGGCCGAGATCGCCAATGGCTATTCCGTGGCCGTCGCCGGACACCCGAACAAGGGCGGCCTGGCCCTCGTGGAGGCCCAGCACCTGGCTGAGGCCGCCGGGCTGCTCGGCGGCGAGCACTGGACCGAGTCGCCACAGACCCTGCGCACGGCCCTGGACATCACCTCGGTCTATGCCGCCTCCTACCTGCCACAGGAGACCGTTGAGGCGGTCTTCCCCGGCGTCGACTTCACGCCGGAATCACGGGTGACCCCGGCGCACGCCGAGCAGCTGTGGGAGCGCATCAAGGACGGCTCGCCGCTGGCCAACTGGAAGCGCACGTCCCCCATGCACTCCGACGACGTCGTGGTGATCGACGGCGAGGGCAACATTGCCGCCATCACCCACTCGATCAACTGCGTGCTGTGGGGCAAGACCGCGATCATGGTCGACGGCATCACGATCGGCGACCCGGGTGCCCACCAGCAGCACGAGATCGCCAGGGTCGAGCCCGGCGAGCGTCTGCCCGCCCCGACCGAGACAGGCATCCTGCTGCGGGATGGGGCTCCCGTCCTGGGCTTCGCCTCGATGGGAGCGGGGTTGCATCATCGGACCTTCCAGGGGCTGCTC contains the following coding sequences:
- a CDS encoding PH domain-containing protein, which produces MTAVSGHDDWQRLDSRTIWASTILGAGSLIGAAAPVALALTIAQVGTGWILLWCLGGTVVGSVAVGVFEAVRLAVTRYRVGEHRVERRVNFIGSTTTALSTQRIRNVEVAADLVQRRFGIAEVRLASGDSDGPRFSLVTLDREHAEELRSQLLGERATADTTTLAAHDWSLLRYAPVSVLTPVFGLLAFAVAFQVADWFAVVPEMLDWVTDVVGDTSWWLVALALAVAALVIGVISSLVTHVEAWWGYRLEHQQDGSLDLHRGLLIGRATHFDGRRIRGVRVHEPPGLRRVGAARLDIIAVGVRAGAEESGRTRQSPTLVPNAPRELITSVGQTVVGSDWSDDLQSHPPAARSRRFLRAGLATVGCMLVSLVPAVVWPSLSWILPATLVVAAVVSAWVAHDNTRGLGHRTTDDHVVLRRGSLLRRTDVLQRDGLLGWNLRQSPFQRPARIVTLVATSAGGTGAFRLPDASEAQAERLMDTASPVWDHLRVGG
- a CDS encoding metal-dependent hydrolase family protein, which encodes MTADYWIVGARVVDGTGQDPAEGVAIHVVDGRIADLGQAPPDAETLDAGGLTITPGLIDAHVHFGLSSEITPSLRRELSVAELAADMFANCSSTLDAGFTTVRDTGGIDAGLARAVASGKVRGPRILQCGPVQCQTGGHGHLAAEWEPTSDWGDHAIPGLRAMSLLSDGPAEMRKNIRETFRLGADFIKMCVTGGVVSTHDKLSDTQFTVEEIAVAVEEASARGTYVTVHAHNNAGIRNAVLAGVKCVEHGSEIDEETAALMAQHGVAHVPTLAVVHALLEDAAAAGLPPEIRDRIGPALDGQVAGLRASRAAGVRVGSGSDLIGPAQGLRGKELTLRSEVETPMLALESATRVNADILGVGEETGTIEVGKLADLTAWATDPLADPTAFGDPDQVILVVQAGALVKDVRP
- a CDS encoding alpha/beta hydrolase family protein, coding for MTALTYRPPTGSFPVGVRDGELVDTTYPVLRTEDAEGRRIMVRAWHPAAEDGGARRPYLVGEEAQLVQWCLGLAGAPSDWAGQLGAVETFSQPDTPVAPGTFPTVVFSHGATSWVSQNTPLMEHLASHGYVVWSVTHPGESSGVQFADGSTVRHDEAFQEAFLGIVGTPDYIGKFTGDVAHRHAATPGLLDDLGMGPWARRWVDDHRAVIDAIEQDSIDGEAGALVTSSDLGALGVVGMSFGGAAAASTAQVDERVRAAVNLDGGQFLSDLLGVDARVPLLHVSTDAAAALAAVGVPGATLLETNEFFYEEHTRAGLHEHVHRLRVAAATHMELTDFVLLPQDERSTVIPDGGTVESQRVIDLLNATVGAFLDQALRGEDRDFPASVLHEFPELSPVDLSPIRDWARGEQGVGGA
- a CDS encoding DUF885 domain-containing protein, with product MSSQPEIPAVDELGDHYLDTFTAAYPFTATVFGLPGHDAEVQDVSEQGRADLARTMAQLRDQVSALAPDELTPTERASRSLLLHTTSTVVDSVESRESDWQIGGLVGPVYAVLAMVPKVTLDSAQRGQDYEARLARLDGYLDQSIDALRRGVRDGLVANRRLVESTVSTLDAYLGAGVAADPLLQPLGQLADEAGRARIEESVTGSVRPAMARLRRALAEEVLPAARPDDRGGMTYLPGGDEAYTKLVRQHTTTDRTVEELHATGLTIAEKLRGEFSELGSRVLGTGDVAEVTHRLREDPGLRFSSGEEMLHLASEAMRRAEEAVPDWFNRWHQAACEIGPLNAAEAETSALGYYQPPAGDGTRPGRCWLNTSHPEARPRYEMETLTFHETVPGHHLQFALSQELTELPAYRRFAYVTAFGEGWGLYTERLGDEMGIYSDDLARFGMVSFDAWRAARLVVDTGIHALGWSRQQAIDYMWDNTALTRGNIINEVDRYTSMPGQALAYMTGRLEIVRLRKAAEAELGARFDIKAFHDTVLGGGSVPLSELADVVTRWSATHADEPETKETP
- a CDS encoding gamma-glutamyltransferase, which translates into the protein MTSAPTDVDLTTRAWGEGEREACAAAQVADRTQAASARGHQGAVTVAHGPLAARAGLEALKQGGNAIDAAMTTALAQVALTAGAPISYFGILSLVYYDAGSGDIHTMNAEWNTVRGEDDPLTIPGKVDYSSAEALRGLGEPSGRTALVGGFMKGVEAAHARFGRLPFSALFQPAIEFAEDGVPVSSSADMAFTMRSEDLARLPETRETMLKPDGSRYQTGEILHQPRLADTLRKVAAEGADYMYAGPWAEKLVAAVQADGGHMTLEDLSTYDVIWGEPLVAEIANGYSVAVAGHPNKGGLALVEAQHLAEAAGLLGGEHWTESPQTLRTALDITSVYAASYLPQETVEAVFPGVDFTPESRVTPAHAEQLWERIKDGSPLANWKRTSPMHSDDVVVIDGEGNIAAITHSINCVLWGKTAIMVDGITIGDPGAHQQHEIARVEPGERLPAPTETGILLRDGAPVLGFASMGAGLHHRTFQGLLNYTGFGLGLEETANTADFFGPTPDPATGELTAGFPQGRFDHSVLDAMGIAWQEFGAQDARFGGEGYWVAIERDPDTGELHAVSHNRDNSDAVAF